Within Nosocomiicoccus ampullae, the genomic segment ATAACCGTGATTCTAACAGCAGCATTTTTCGTTGCAGCAAAACGAGCAAGAGAAGAAGAAATTCCATTAGAAGAGGATATATCAAATTATAAAAGAGCATATCCAGCAACTGAATTATAATTTTCAGATTATTTTAAAAAATCTGTTGATTTTATTTTCTAGTGTGTGCTATAGTTATTCACAACAATAAATTAAAGCTGTTGATGAGGAAAGTAGAAATAATGAATACAGTACAGAGAGTCTTTGGTTGGTGAGAAAGGACACGTTGAAGTTATTTTGAAAATGGCCTCTAAAGTATTAATTCGAGCGTATGTTAGAGTTAATCGGTTGCCTCCGTTATAAGGGCAGGGTATAAGTTTTGCACTGTACTTGTCGAGGTGTATTTCGCGAGAAATACATAAATAAAGGTGGTAACACGTATATAACGTCCTTTGAATTTGGTAATTCAAAGGGCGTTTTTTTATTTCAATAGCTTTTAAAGTGGGGCGATGATAATCGAAGTTGACATGATGGTGAAGGTTATTCGTTACTAAGGTTTTTCGTAAAAAATTAGAGGGGATGTTTTTATATGACACAAGGACCATTTAAAGCAGATCACGTTGGGAGTTTACTCCGTCCAGAAAGAATTCATAAAGCACGAGAAGATTTTAATAATGGCGATATTTCTAAAGATGAGTTATTTAAAATTGAAACAGAAGAAATTGAAAAAGTTGTCGACAAACAAATTGAAGTTGGTTTAAAAGCTGTGACTGACGGTGAGTTTCGTAGACGCTTTTGGCACACAGACTTTTTAGAACAACTCAATGGTGTGGAAGGGTATCAACCAGAAGAGGGGTATCAATTCGTCGGTGAAGAAACAGAAGCCTGGAATATTCGAAACAACGGTAAAATTTCATTTAATAAAGACCATCCACATGTAGAAGAATTTAAATTGTTTAAGAAAATAGTAAACGGCCGTGCAGTCGCAAAACAAACGATACCAAGTCCAAACCAATTATTTAACGAGGGTATTCGTGATAAGTCTATCTACCCAGACATTAAAGATTATGCAGACGATATTATTAAAACTTATCAAGATGCAGTCAAAGCATTTTACGATGCAGGATGTCGATATTTACAATTTGATGATGTGTACATTGCAGGACTGAATGCAGAAGATTACTTATGGGGAGACACAGAGTTAAGTCGAGAAGAAGCCATTGATTTAGCTTTATATGTAGTGAACTCTATTTTAGAAGCAAAACCAGACGATTTAGTCATTACAACACATCTATGCCGCGGGAACTACCGCTCGAAATATGCATTTGAAGGTAGTTATGCAAAAATAGCACCGACGTTATTTGCAAAAGAAAAAGTCAATGGGTTCTTCTTAGAATATGACGATGACAGATCCGGAGACTTTAAACCACTGGATTATATTCCAAATGACGGACCAAAAGTTGTGCTTGGTTTATTTACATCTAAACATGGTGAACTTGAAGACAAAGAAACAATAAAAGAAAGAATTGAAGAAGCGCGTCAGTTTATACCAAAATCACAAATTTGCTTATCCCCGCAATGCGGTTTCGCATCAACGCACCATGGTAATTTACTTACTGAAGAAGAGCAGTGGAACAAACTTCGTTACATTGTAGAGCTAGCAGAAGAACTACTTGTCGAGGAAGAATAATTAGAAAAATTAAAAAAAGATGTTTAAGAAAAATTTAAACGGGCATATTTTAATTAACAACACACGATAGGCATATAATCTTAACAATTAAAATAATGATTACCATCAAGGTAAACATAGGAGGAAGATTATAATGAGTTTTGTACAAGGAAGTTATAATTCATCAGAAGAAGCATTAGAAGCAGTTAAAGGGTTAAAAGCAGAAGGTTACAGAGAAGACCAAATTAGATTAGTAGCAAACGAATCAACACGTGATACATTTGTAAATAATTCAGGTGTAGACGTTACTTCAGCAGAAGGATCAAATGGTGTAAACCATGAAGACGAGTCATTCTGGGACAAAATTGTAAATGCATTTACAGTTGAAGATGACTATGAACACCGTGTTGGACAAGACGGCGATGTGTTAGCAGATTACCGTTCAGATATTGATGCAGGTAAAGTTCTTGTTGTAGTAGATGGTGAACGTGGAAATGTTTCAGAGGCTAACGCAGTAGACGGCGCAGCACCAGTTGGTGGTGCTTATGAAGGTAGAGACGTAAATGACCGTAGCCGCGTAGCAGAAGCTGACACACAAAATGTAGAATTAAAAGAAGAACAACTCGACGCTAATAAACGTGAAGTTGAAAGTGGTCAAGTTAACGTTTCTAAAAATGTAGTTGAAGACAGAGAGTCAATTGACGTTCCAGTTGAACATGACGAAGTTGTAATTGAACGTCATAAAGTTGAAGACGGTAGAGAAGCTAAAGATGGTGACTTCAAAGATGAAGACTACTCAATTCCATTAACAGAAGAAGAAGTGGATGTCAATAAAAAATCAGTAGTCACTGAAGAAGTAGAAGTAGGTAAACGTCGTGTTACAGATACTGAACACTTTGAGGACAACGTTAGACGTGAAGAACTCGACGTTCAAACGGATGGTAATGTTAATGTAGAAAAAGATCAAGATAGATTTAATAGATAAATCAAATAAAAACTTTTAAATAGTAAGTGATTAGACTGTAGATTAAATCTACAGTCTTTTTTATTAATGTTATTTTTCAACAGACTTTGGGTAAATGTTCTTTATCAGCTAAAAGGAGTGAATATTGTGGGAGAAACTATTATTAAGAAGAGCAACAAAAAAGTAATTATGTTAACGTTACTTGCTGTCGTATTCATTGTTGTAGGCGGAATTATAATGTATAAAGGAATCAACGATGGAAGTATACTACTTACTGTGATTGGTGGAATATGTGGAGGGGTATTCATAGGCTTTTTAATTGGAGCGCTTAAGATGTCCCGTTCTGGAGATACTTTACTAATTCTTAATGACAAAGGATTCTATGATTATTCATCATTAATAGCAACAAAAGATCAGTTAATTGAATGGAGCGAAGTTCGTGACATACAATACGCTGAAATGAGTGGACAACAATTTGTGAATGTTCAATTAAAACACCCAGAAGAGACTTTACGTCATCAATCTGACTTTGCTAAGAAAATGGCAAAAGCAAACGAAAATTTAGGATTTTCCGGCATTAACGTGAATGCAGGTATCGCAGTCGGTTACGATGGTACTGAATTAACCAATCTCATGAATGATTACTTTAAACAATACGAGAAAAAAGATGTATAACAGTTAGAGAGTCTTACACTACAAAGTAGTTTAAGACTTTTTTTATTAAGGGTGAATAATTGACTTGAAATTTCTAAACGTGATATTATATAAAACGTAATAATTACGATTTAGGAGAATTTTAATGAAAAGAATACCAGTAACAATACTTAGTGGATACCTTGGTGCAGGTAAGACAACGTTAATGAACCACATATTAAACAATACAGAAGGACTAAAAGTTGCGGTCCTTGTAAACGATATGAGTGAAATTAATATCGATGCAGACTTAATTGCGAACGGTAGTAGTTTAAGTCGTACAGATGAAAAATTCGTAGAATTATCTAACGGATGTATTTGTTGTACATTACGTGAAGACTTACTTGTAGAAATCGAGAAACTTTCTAAACAAGATATCGACTACATATTAATTGAATCTACAGGAATCAGTGAACCAGTACCAGTCGCACAAACATTCTCATACGTCGATGAATCACTTGGCATCGACTTAACAAAAACAACATATATCGACACGATGGTCACAGTTGTAGATGCATATCGATTCTGGAATGACTATAATTCAGGAGAAACCCTACTTGATCGTCAAGAAGGAATGAGTGAAGTCGATGAACGTGAAGTCAGTGATTTACTCATTGACCAAATCGAATTCTGTGACATTATTATTTTAAATAAAACAGATTTAGTATCTGAAGATGAGTTATCGCAATTAAAACGAACAATTCGTACGTTACAACCTGAAGCAGAAATTATCGAAACAGTAAATGCAGAAGTACCACTTGAAAAAGTATTAAACACCGGACGTTTTGACTATGAAAAAGCAGCATCATCCGCAGGTTGGTTAAGAGAACTTGAAATGGGACATGAAAACCATATACCAGAAACAGAAGAATACGGTATCTCAAGTTTTGTATATAAAAGAACATTACCATTCAACGCAAAACGTTTTGATGATTTCTTACAAGAAATGCCAGAAAATATCGTTCGTGCAAAAGGACTTGCGTGGCTCGCATCAAGAAATGACTTTGCAATCATGGTTTCACAAGCAGGAAGAAGTGTTGGAATCGAACCCGTTAGTTACTGGGTGGCGGCAATGCCAACAGAAACACGCCGACAAATTTTAGCAGAAAATAGAGAAATGGCACAAACATGGGATCCAGAATATGGAGATAGAAGAAACGAACTTGTCTTCATCGGAATCGACTTAGACAAAGAAGCAATTACAAAACAACTCGATGAATGCTTAGTAAACGAAGAAGAAATCGAACAAGACTGGAATACGTTAGAAGATCCGTACCCATGGCAAATTAGTTAAACAATCGCTCCATCACCAACTTTGGTGGTGGAGTTTTTTGCTTTAAATTCTAATTTTTATAACATTTGGTATAATAATATTAGAGAAAGAAGTATATAGGGGGCGTTATTATGAGTAAAGATTTAACAGACAGACTAAAAGTAAGAAGCCTACTACGAGAGTTAGAAGACATCCTTTTTAACATTGCTGTCGAAGAAGCGGATAACTTTTTTATAAAAGAAAGTGAGCTTGAGACAGAGTTATTTAACGAAGGAACTTCACACGGAGAAGACGAGTTAGAAATCGTTGTTGCACTTAAAAAAGAAAAAGTGGAATACAAGCTAGAGATTGAAGCGGAATATCCATCAGAAAAACTTGGCGTCGATGTGTACAAAAAAGGTACAGATGAACTGTCATTTGTAAAAGTAAACGAACTACCAGAACAACTGAAATCATCAGATGAATTTAGAGAAAAATTAAATGAATTATCAAAACACGTTAAAAACCTCGGTGGCGAAGAATTTGGAGAATTGTTTGAAGAATAATTAAAACCCTCAGTATTCAAGAAAATGAATGCTGAGGGTTTTTACTAATGTTTATTTGGTGAGTTTGAAGAATACTCTTCGTAATTATCATAGTAGACTATCATATTCACAAGCTCATTTACACGCTCGTCGTCTTTATAGTTTTCATATAATTCATCTATAAAGTATTCATTTCCGTGTTCTAGTACTGTTTCCCACTGTTGAATGGCTTGTGTACCAAAAAGAATTACTCTATCGTTAGTAATACCAATAATTGCATTAGCATTATTATTTTCTGGTTGAATAGAATACATATCTAAATTATATGGAGGATTATCAGAAAACCAAGAATCCATATCTGTTTTAATTAAACTGACCTCGTGCACTTCTTTTTGCTGATCACCTTCATAAGGATCACTTGGATTATCGTATTTAGTATATTCGTGATTAAGGAAATCTTCTCCAGTTGGTACAATATAATGACCATAATCATTTGGAGTTTGATCAAATAAAGTCATCGCAATAATTTGTTCTTTAGTTAGTTCTTCTTTCTTTATTAAAGGCTCAGTTTCTTTTTCTTTACTACCTTCTACATCTTTATTTTTATTTGAAGAAGTATTTTTTTCATCAGTGGATGTACTTTTTGATTCACTTTTCTCAGCTTCATTGTCCACTGATTTTCTTTCGACATTATTACTCACATCTATTTCTTCGTCATTGTTATTATTACACGCGCTTAAAATCAGTATTGAACTAAATGTTAAAAATAGAAGTTTTTTCATAAAATGACCGCCTCACATTAATTTTGTTAATTTTTATGTTCATTAATTATAATATATCAGATTTCACATTTAGTTATATAATCGTTTCATCTATAATTAATATTTAGAAATTGGAGGGTAATATGGTTGATAAAATTAAAACTGAATGGCTGAATCAGCCGCTTCAAAATATATTAGCTGGAATTGTCGTAACGCTTGCTCTGATTCCTGAGGTGATTGCATTTTCTTTTATTGCGGGTGTTGAGCCGATGGTTGGGTTATATGCGTCGGTGGTTATGGCGATTTCTATTTCGTTTTTAGGTGGTCGACCAGCGATGATTTCTGCAGCTGCTGGTGCGATTGCATTAATTGTTAGTCCACTCGTGAAAGAGTATGGTGTCGATTATTTAATTTTCGCGACGATTCTGATGGGTGTTATTCAAGTGATTTTTGGGCTGTTTAAAGTTGGTGCATTACTTAAGTTTATCCCGAACTCTGTCATGATCGGATTTGTGAACGCACTTGGTATTTTAATTTTTATGGCACAACTTGAACATATATTTAACATCTCTTTTGCAACATACATATATGTAATCGTCACGTTATTAATTGTTTATATTACGCCATACTTTATTAAAACAATACCTGCACCGTTATTTGCGATTGTGATTTTAACGAGTGTATACATTATGTTTGGTGCAGATGTTAAAACAGTTGGTGATTTAGGTGAGATTAAACGCACGCTACCTGAATTCATTATTCCGAACGTTCCGTATACGTTAGAAACACTACTCATCGTTTTACCGTATTCGATTTCGATGGCAATCGTTGGACTTGTTGAAAGTTTACTGACAGCTAAAATCGTAGATGATGCGACAGATACTGTGAGTAATAAAAACAAAGAATCTCGTGGCCAAGGGTTTTCAAATATTATCACTGGATTTTTTGGTGGTATGGGCGGATGCGCAATGATTGGGCAGTCTGTTGTAAGTGTTGAGTACGGTGGAACAACTCGACTTGCTACTTTTACTGCAGGTGCATTTTTAATGTTTATGATACTCGTTTTAGGCGATATTATGGTACAGATTCCGATGTCAGTACTCGCAGCGATTATGGTGATGGTCGCGTTAAAGACGTTTGATTGGGGTACATTTAAATATATTAAGCATGGAGAGAAAAGTGATATCTTTGTAATGCTTATTACAGTTATTGCGGTTGTTTTAACGAACAATTTAGCGGTCGGTGTTATTATCGGTGTACTATTAAGCGCACTGTTTTTCTTAAAGAAAATATCAAATGTTACTGTACTAAAGACTGATAAAGAAACGATAACGTATCATATCTCAGGTAATATTTTTTATGCTTCAATTGAATCAATGATGGATCAAATTAACTTTAATGATACAAATCGTACGATTTACTTAAACTTTGATGACGCAAAAATTTATGATGATGCAGCTGTTCAAGCGATTGAACAAGTTGTCAATCAGTTAAAAACGTATAATGAAGTTTACGTGACAGATCTGTCTAAAGAAAGTTATGATAAGTTTATGAGGCAAACAACGATTGATGCGTCTCATTTAGTACAAAAAAGGAGTTAACGAAATATGTACAAATCAATACTGCTTGCTGCTGACGGCTCGGAGTACAGCTTACGTGCCGCAAAAGAAGCGCTAAATTTTACAGGTACACACACGGTAATTACTATTTTAAACGTTTTAGAAACTGAAGCGACAAAGTATGATTTTTTACATAGAAAACCAGGAGAAAAGCAGTTAAGAGAATTAAGGCTAAAACCGATTCAATCGACGATTGATTTTTTTGAAGAAAACAATGTGAATTATGAAGTGAGACTTGAACAAGGCAATCCAACTAAAAAAGTAGTAAATATCGCAAATGAAGGAACTTATGATGCAATCGTTATCGGGTCACGTGGTCTAAATGCATTTCAAGAAATGATGCTTGGTAGCGTTAGCCATAAGGTTGCTAAAAAAGCAGAAATCCCTGTGATAATTGTGAAGTAATTGATGAGGAATAGTTAATAAACTCATTCCTCTTTTTAATTTGTTTAATTTAAATATTAAGGGAGTAATAACAATGCATCAAAAAATAAAAAATGATATTCAATCATTTAAACCGTCAAATGAACAAGAAGAAAAAGACAAAATTCAGTTTTTAAAATTTTTAGAAGAAGACAATATATTATTAAGAGAAAATAAAGTTGCACATGTAACTGTATCAGCATTTGTGTTAAATACATCTCGAGACAAAGTACTCATGGCATACCATAATATATATGATTCATGGGCGTGGCTTGGTGGTCACGCGGATGGTAATCCGTATTTACTTGAAGTTGCGCTAAAAGAGGTCGAAGAAGAAAGTGGGTTAACAGACGTCTCATTAATTGAAAAAGGCATATTCTCATTAGAAATACTCACAGTTGACGGTCATGTAAAGCGCGGAGAATATGTGTCATCGCATTTACACTTAAATGTCACTTACTTATTTGAAGGTGATGATGAAGCACCGCTTCGCGTAAAAGAAGACGAAAACTCAAAAGTCGGCTGGATACCACTAGACAAACTAGATAACTACGTCTCAGAAGAATGGATACTCGAGAATGTTTATCAGAAGATTATGAGTAAATATCAGCAGATGTATGGTAACTAAGCAACTTATCGTAAGAGATAGTGCAGAAAGTTACTATCACTACTGATAATTGGCTCTTTATCGTAAGAGATAGTGTAGAAAGATACTATCACTACTGATAATTGTTTCTTTATCGTAAGAGATAGTGTAGAAAGATACTATCACTACTGATAATTGTTTCTTTATCGTAAGAGATAGTGTAGAAAGATACTATCACTACTGATAATTGTTTCTTTATCGTAAGAGATAGTGTAGAAAGATACTATCACTACTGATAATTGGCTCTTTATCGTAAGAGATAGTGTAAAAGGATACTATGATTTATGATATCCGTCTTTTAATCGTAAGTAATAGTAGAAATATACACAATCGCTTATCATAAATTGTATAATGACTATGTGTTTGTCTTATTTTATACGATAAAAAAACAGTTTGATCAAAATATTTTGCAAATATGTTATTGCTCTAGACGTATTCTATTATGAAGCGTAGAATTAGTATGTTAGTTAACTGGTATGGGAGATAGAACTATGAATGATTTCTTTAAATTAAGTGCACGTGGTACGGATGTTAAAACAGAGGTTATTGCTGGTTTTACAACGTTTTTAACGATGGCATATATCGTTATCGTAAACCCGGCGATTTTATCAGCAGCTGGAGTACCGTTTAACCAAGTATTTATTGCGACGGTGATTTCAGCAGTAGTCGGAACGCTCATTATGGCGTTATGGGCAAATTATCCGATTGCGATCGCACCCGGGATGGGTATGAACGCATACTTTGTGTCCGTCGTGTTTTCAGAAGGTGTAACGTATCAAGCGGTGCTTGGTACAGTGTTTTTTGCTGGGGTAATCTTTTTACTCCTTACGTTTACATCACTCCGTGAAACATTGATTCGCTCAATCCCAACACCTTTAAAGGTTGGGGTCGCAAGTGGTATCGGGTTATTTATCGCGTCGCTTGGACTAAAGATGTCCGGTATAATTGTACCTGACGAAGAGACGTTTGTAACGTTTGGTGATATTACGTCACCAGTGACTTTACTGACAGTGTTTGGTGTATTACTCTCACTGATACTTGTCACTCGTGAAGTTAAAGGTGCGTTATTTATTGGGATGCTCGTTACAGCAGTGATTGGTTACGTCACTGGATTACTTTATATTGATAATGGGTTTGTATCGACACCACCGTCACCTGTATTTTTTGATTTAGACTTAAGTAGTGTATTTAGTCAGTCGTTATACTCAGTCGTATTTGCATTTTTACTCGTCACGTTATTTGATACGACAGGGACGATGATTGGAGTTGCTGAACAAGCAGGACTGATGAAAGACGGAGAACTACCAGGTGCTAAAAGAGCGTTGATGGCAGACGCGGTTGCAACTACTGTCGGTGCGACATTTGGTTCAACTCCTTCAAGTGCGTACGTTGAGTCGTCATCTGGAGTTCAGGTTGGTGGACGTACTGGACTCACGACGCTCGTCGTTGCGGTGTTATTTATGTTAACACTTTTCTTCTCACCAATAATTGAATCAATTTCTGCATTATCTGCAATTACAGCACCTGCACTCATTATTGTTGGAAGTTTTATGATGTCAGGATTATCTAAAGTAAATTGGTCGCGTTTTGATGATGCATTTCCGACATTTATTATCATCTTATCAATGCCATTTACTTCAAGTATCGCAACGGGAATTGCACTAGGATTTATTACGTATCCGTTACTTAAACTCGTTGTAGGTAGAGGTAAAGAAGTTCATCCGTTAATATATGTATTTGCAGTATTATTTATCATCCAAATCGGATTCTTATAAGGAAAGATGTTTTGACTCATACAGATATTGAATTGTCAGATGAGAAACGTGAAGGTAAGGAATACTATACAGAGAACGAATAAAATGAAAATACGGTAAATGATCTTTGAATCATTTACCGTATTTTTTATTTACATAATCACATGCAATGTACCAATCAATACTCTGATGGTTTTACGATATTGCTGTAGTTTTGTAAGATGTCGTAAGGAACTTCAAGGATAGGTAAAACTTTTGCCTCATTAATAATTTTCTTAGATTCGTTGAGTGAGTAATTATCATCATCGAGCCATCTTAAATCGTGAAAATGTGAAGGCACTAAATAATACGTAAATGTACCATCTTTGTTATCGATAAAAGTCACTTGTCCATCAGCGAGCACTTCACCAAGAATAACTGTCGTCCCTTCCGGTAGAGGCACAGTACTATCTTTATTATAAGGATTTAGTGGTTCATTACTCTTGTCACTATATGTGAGGTAAGGCGTTGTCGGTTCTATTGGAATCGAATCTATTGTTTCATCATTGTAATGATATGTCAGCCACGCTAGAGCGATGATATCTTCTTTTGAGTAATCTTCGTAAGTCATTTCATCAGCTAAAACGACTTTTTGTGATATCTTTTCTAAGTCATCATCGTAGTGTTTTTCAAATAAATCTTTAATATTAAATACATACCCTATTTCTCTTAATTCTTCATAAGGCGCAGGATATTGTGATACTGTTATGACAATTTCATTTGTTTCTTCATCTATAATTATTATGGATACTGCATTTATTTTTCGTTGAGATACTGCATAAATTTTTTGATTTTTAGTCAAGCCAGGGTGATCATGATAATCCACGGGATTTAATAGTAAACGGTCTATTTTATGAACTGAAGTAGTAGGTCCAACTCCAATATGTTCAAAAGAGCCAGATAACAAATCATCAGCAGTGATACTAACGTCGCTGATTGAATCTTCTTTAATAGCCATTGCAACGATGTCATTGACAGTTAAATTTTCATAAGACTGTTTCTCTTTAGACTTATCCTCAGTATCTTTTTTCATATCTGTTTTTTTATTGTTCTCATTATCTTTGTTATCTTTATCGTCTTTATCTTTCTTTTCGTCTGCTATTTGTTTGTCTTGTTCTGAATTATCCTTTCGCTCAACGACAACATCACCAGGCTTTTCTTCTGATTGGCTACAAGCAGAAAGAGTTAATGCCAGTAAACATAATATCAATCGAAATCTCATTAACATTTTCTCCTTAAATAAATTGAATTAGAGTAATTATAGCAAAAACTATTAATATTACTAAATAAAAAATAATAAACACAGGAAGTTTTATATATATTTAGCATGAGCATATTAATAAAACGAACTATGTAAGATAACTATTCCTAAAATGTGGAGAGACCTAGCCCTTCTTGAATTC encodes:
- a CDS encoding 5-methyltetrahydropteroyltriglutamate--homocysteine S-methyltransferase gives rise to the protein MTQGPFKADHVGSLLRPERIHKAREDFNNGDISKDELFKIETEEIEKVVDKQIEVGLKAVTDGEFRRRFWHTDFLEQLNGVEGYQPEEGYQFVGEETEAWNIRNNGKISFNKDHPHVEEFKLFKKIVNGRAVAKQTIPSPNQLFNEGIRDKSIYPDIKDYADDIIKTYQDAVKAFYDAGCRYLQFDDVYIAGLNAEDYLWGDTELSREEAIDLALYVVNSILEAKPDDLVITTHLCRGNYRSKYAFEGSYAKIAPTLFAKEKVNGFFLEYDDDRSGDFKPLDYIPNDGPKVVLGLFTSKHGELEDKETIKERIEEARQFIPKSQICLSPQCGFASTHHGNLLTEEEQWNKLRYIVELAEELLVEEE
- a CDS encoding DUF2382 domain-containing protein, yielding MSFVQGSYNSSEEALEAVKGLKAEGYREDQIRLVANESTRDTFVNNSGVDVTSAEGSNGVNHEDESFWDKIVNAFTVEDDYEHRVGQDGDVLADYRSDIDAGKVLVVVDGERGNVSEANAVDGAAPVGGAYEGRDVNDRSRVAEADTQNVELKEEQLDANKREVESGQVNVSKNVVEDRESIDVPVEHDEVVIERHKVEDGREAKDGDFKDEDYSIPLTEEEVDVNKKSVVTEEVEVGKRRVTDTEHFEDNVRREELDVQTDGNVNVEKDQDRFNR
- a CDS encoding STM3941 family protein codes for the protein MGETIIKKSNKKVIMLTLLAVVFIVVGGIIMYKGINDGSILLTVIGGICGGVFIGFLIGALKMSRSGDTLLILNDKGFYDYSSLIATKDQLIEWSEVRDIQYAEMSGQQFVNVQLKHPEETLRHQSDFAKKMAKANENLGFSGINVNAGIAVGYDGTELTNLMNDYFKQYEKKDV
- a CDS encoding GTP-binding protein — encoded protein: MKRIPVTILSGYLGAGKTTLMNHILNNTEGLKVAVLVNDMSEINIDADLIANGSSLSRTDEKFVELSNGCICCTLREDLLVEIEKLSKQDIDYILIESTGISEPVPVAQTFSYVDESLGIDLTKTTYIDTMVTVVDAYRFWNDYNSGETLLDRQEGMSEVDEREVSDLLIDQIEFCDIIILNKTDLVSEDELSQLKRTIRTLQPEAEIIETVNAEVPLEKVLNTGRFDYEKAASSAGWLRELEMGHENHIPETEEYGISSFVYKRTLPFNAKRFDDFLQEMPENIVRAKGLAWLASRNDFAIMVSQAGRSVGIEPVSYWVAAMPTETRRQILAENREMAQTWDPEYGDRRNELVFIGIDLDKEAITKQLDECLVNEEEIEQDWNTLEDPYPWQIS
- a CDS encoding SulP family inorganic anion transporter encodes the protein MVDKIKTEWLNQPLQNILAGIVVTLALIPEVIAFSFIAGVEPMVGLYASVVMAISISFLGGRPAMISAAAGAIALIVSPLVKEYGVDYLIFATILMGVIQVIFGLFKVGALLKFIPNSVMIGFVNALGILIFMAQLEHIFNISFATYIYVIVTLLIVYITPYFIKTIPAPLFAIVILTSVYIMFGADVKTVGDLGEIKRTLPEFIIPNVPYTLETLLIVLPYSISMAIVGLVESLLTAKIVDDATDTVSNKNKESRGQGFSNIITGFFGGMGGCAMIGQSVVSVEYGGTTRLATFTAGAFLMFMILVLGDIMVQIPMSVLAAIMVMVALKTFDWGTFKYIKHGEKSDIFVMLITVIAVVLTNNLAVGVIIGVLLSALFFLKKISNVTVLKTDKETITYHISGNIFYASIESMMDQINFNDTNRTIYLNFDDAKIYDDAAVQAIEQVVNQLKTYNEVYVTDLSKESYDKFMRQTTIDASHLVQKRS
- a CDS encoding universal stress protein, which gives rise to MYKSILLAADGSEYSLRAAKEALNFTGTHTVITILNVLETEATKYDFLHRKPGEKQLRELRLKPIQSTIDFFEENNVNYEVRLEQGNPTKKVVNIANEGTYDAIVIGSRGLNAFQEMMLGSVSHKVAKKAEIPVIIVK
- a CDS encoding NUDIX hydrolase, whose translation is MHQKIKNDIQSFKPSNEQEEKDKIQFLKFLEEDNILLRENKVAHVTVSAFVLNTSRDKVLMAYHNIYDSWAWLGGHADGNPYLLEVALKEVEEESGLTDVSLIEKGIFSLEILTVDGHVKRGEYVSSHLHLNVTYLFEGDDEAPLRVKEDENSKVGWIPLDKLDNYVSEEWILENVYQKIMSKYQQMYGN
- a CDS encoding NCS2 family permease, giving the protein MNDFFKLSARGTDVKTEVIAGFTTFLTMAYIVIVNPAILSAAGVPFNQVFIATVISAVVGTLIMALWANYPIAIAPGMGMNAYFVSVVFSEGVTYQAVLGTVFFAGVIFLLLTFTSLRETLIRSIPTPLKVGVASGIGLFIASLGLKMSGIIVPDEETFVTFGDITSPVTLLTVFGVLLSLILVTREVKGALFIGMLVTAVIGYVTGLLYIDNGFVSTPPSPVFFDLDLSSVFSQSLYSVVFAFLLVTLFDTTGTMIGVAEQAGLMKDGELPGAKRALMADAVATTVGATFGSTPSSAYVESSSGVQVGGRTGLTTLVVAVLFMLTLFFSPIIESISALSAITAPALIIVGSFMMSGLSKVNWSRFDDAFPTFIIILSMPFTSSIATGIALGFITYPLLKLVVGRGKEVHPLIYVFAVLFIIQIGFL